From a single Brassica napus cultivar Da-Ae chromosome C9, Da-Ae, whole genome shotgun sequence genomic region:
- the LOC106358498 gene encoding uncharacterized protein LOC106358498 yields MGQQVKWPQKMKAPDSFRNPGFWCDFHQDHGHKTEDCVALKIEVNELLRKWHLREFLSDKAKSHLSKETTGKPTEAPPVSPPRHDRVIHVISGGSEISGISHAAGKKSTWNAKHGLEAPKPKRLLLGTDEISFRAKEQEKVITPHHDALVISLTVANCLVKRILEEGTLTRRVTPLIGFSGEVKQTAREITLPVYAEGINMSTKFLVVNWDSSYNMIIGRTWIQGMGAVPSTLHQMVKFPTPWGIKAIRGDQEYLRSCYQTTLKGKTKRDAIINDEVKSLLGAGFICEVQYPEWIANVVVVKKKNGKWRVCINFMDLNKSCPKDPFLLPHIDKLVDATTGHQLMSFMDAFSGYNHILMHPEDQEKTSFMTSRGIYCYKVMPFGLKNAGSTYQRLVNMMFADQIGITMEVYIDHMLVKSLEVEDHISHLQQAFSTLRKYNMKLNPAKCSFGVSSGKFLGYIVTHRGIKANPEQIKAIHSIPSPKNVKAVQKLTGRMAALSRFIFRLSDKPHAFFGSLKNPKDFQWTGECESTLQELKSYPTTPPLQSKPLLGEVLMLYLAFSELAVSAVIVHEEENKQLPIYYESKALLDAETHYSHLEKLALALIVAARKLQPYFQAHPIVVVTSFPVKLVLHKPEVSGRLAKWAVELAEYDVIFRPATAIKSQVLADFVAEFSHALLPALEQEVRLRGESKEKGEWILHVDGTSNIRGAGVVIMLTSPTGKTASRAVRCNFKATNNESESEALIAGLTLAHQMGAENIQVFGDSQLVINQVQGEYQAKDDIMIQYLAVAQQLIKKFKSCKLTQIPREQNSQADALANLGSAIETNRQISIPLLVLQWPATMEEPPSEEVSAVKEGETWMTPLIRYLEADILPEDHNEARKIKKQAARYCISQEKRYRRSFSGPYLRCVTPQEAARILVELHKGDYGSHSSGRSLVLRARRVGYYWPTMAAGADRQAKHNDKCQRHAPEALSRITDLQIHKFLWTYVINRFRVPHEIVTENGPQFMTRNFKEFCKDLGIKLTFATPRHP; encoded by the exons ATGGGCCAGCAGGTCAAGTGGCCTCAGAAGATGAAAGCTCCCGACTCTTTCCGGAACCCTGGCTTCTGGTGCGACTTCCATCAAGACCACGGTCACAAAACGGAGGACTGCGTTGCACTAAAGATCGAGGTCAACGAGCTGCTTAGGAAATGGCACCTCAGGGAGTTCCTTTCTGATAAGGCCAAGAGCCATCTAAGCAAGGAGACAACGGGTAAGCCCACTGAAGCTCCTCCTGTCTCGCCACCGCGACATGACCGAGTGATACATGTCATTTCGGGCGGTTCGGAAATTAGCGGCATAAGCCATGCAGCTGGAAAGAAAAGCACTTGGAACGCCAAGCACGGCCTAGAGGCACCCAAGCCAAAACGCCTGCTCCTAGGAACAGACGAGATAAGCTTCAGGGCCAAGGAGCAGGAGAAAGTCATCACTCCACATCACGACGCCCTGGTTATCTCGCTCACTGTAGCGAACTGCCTGGTAAAAAGGATACTGGAGGAAGGCACTCTAACTCGGAGGGTAACCCCCCTTATAGGGTTCAGCGGGGAAGTCAAACAAACCGCCAGGGAGATTACCCTCCCCGTATACGCCGAAGGAATCAACATGTCAACCAAGTTCCTCGTGGTTAACTGGGACTCGTCTTACAACATGATTATAGGACGGACCTGGATTCAAGGAATGGGGGCCGTCCCCTCGACTCTTCACCAAATGGTGAAATTTCCTACACCCTGGGGCATAAAGGCGATCAGAGGAGATCAGGAATATTTGCGCTCCTGCTATCAGACCACTCTGAAGGGaaagaccaag AGAGACGCGATCATCAACGATGAAGTCAAGAGCCTGCTCGGCGCAGGGTTCATTTGTGAGGTGCAATACCCAGAATGGATAGCTAACGTCGTCGTGGTCAAGAAAAAGAACGGGAAGTGGAGAGTCTGCATCAATTTCATGGACCTCAACAAGTCCTGTCCAAAGGACCCCTTCCTGCTACCTCATATCGACAAGCTGGTGGACGCCACCACGGGGCACCAGTTGATGAGCTTCATGGACGCGTTCTCCGGCTACAATCATATACTTATGCATCCGGAAGACCAGGAGAAAACATCCTTCATGACGTCCCGAGGGATCTATTGCTACAAGGTCATGCCCTTCGGCCTAAAGAACGCAGGATCGACCTATCAACGGCTGGTCAACATGATGTTCGCGGACCAAATCGGGATAACcatggaggtctacatcgaTCACATGCTGGTCAAATCCCTGGAAGTGGAAGACCACATATCTCACCTGCAGCAAGCCTTCTCCACCCTTAGGAaatataacatgaagctcaaccctgCTAAATGCTCATTTGGGGTCAGTTCTGGCAAGTTCCTTGGGTACATCGTAACCCACCGGGGCATCAAGGCAAACCCGGAGCAAATCAAGGCCATTCACTCAATCCCTTCCCCGAAGAACGTCAAGGCGGTTCAAAAGCTAACGGGAAGGATGGCAGCCTTGAGCAGGTTCATCTTCAGACTCTCCGACAAACCTCACGCCTTTTTCGGAAGTCTCAAGAATCCGAAAGATTTCCAGTGGACGGGAGAATGCGAATCCACTCTCCAAGAGCTAAAATCGTATCCCACCACTCCTCCTCTCCAGTCCAAGCCATTACTCGGTGAAGTCTTGATGCTATATCTAGCGTTCTCCGAACTCGCCGTGAGCGCCGTCATAGTTCACGAGGAGGAAAACAAGCAGCTACCAATTTATTACGAAAGCAAGGCTCTCCTGGACGCGGAGACCCACTATAGCCACCTAGAAAAGCTGGCCTTAGCCCTGATAGTCGCCGCTCGCAAGCTCCAACCCTACTTCCAGGCTCATCCAATCGTGGTTGTTACCTCCTTCCCTGTAAAGTTGGTCCTCCATAAACCAGAAGTCTCCGGACGCCTAGCCAAATGGGCCGTGGAACTAGCGGAATACGATGTAATATTTCGACCCGCCACGGCTATAAAGTCACAGGTCCTAGCAGACTTCGTGGCTGAATTCTCCCATGCCTTGCTCCCAGCTCTGGAGCAGGAGGTACGCCTCCGAGGCGAAAGTAAGGAAAAGGGAGAATGGATCCTACACGTTGATGGAACCAGCAACATCAGAGGAGCTGGAGTAGTGATAATGCTTACCTCGCCAACAGGGAAGACAGCCTCAAGGGCAGTGAGATGCAACTTCAAAGCAACCAACAACGAAAGCGAGTCTGAGGCCCTAATCGCAGGCCTAACCCTCGCCCATCAAATGGGGGCAGAGAACATCCAGGTCTTCGGCGACTCCCAGCTGGTAATCAACCAGGTACAAGGGGAGTACCAAGCAAAAGACGACATCATGATCCAGTATCTGGCGGTCGCTCAGCAACTAATCAAGAAGTTCAAGAGCTGCAAGCTCACTCAAATCCCCCGGGAACAGAATTCACAAGCCGATGCCCTGGCTAATCTAGGGTCTGCCATTGAAACGAATAGACAGATAAGTATCCCCTTGCTCGTGCTTCAATGGCCAGCTACCATGGAGGAACCCCCGTCAGAGGAGGTCTCCGCCGTTAAAGAAGGCGAAACCTGGATGACCCCTCTAATCCGGTACCTGGAGGCCGACATTCTCCCGGAAGACCATAACGAGGCCAGAAAGATCAAAAAGCAAGCCGCGAGGTACTGTATCTCCCAGGAGAAGCGGTATCGGAGATCTTTCTCTGGTCCGTATCTGAGGTGTGTCACACCCCAAGAGGCCGCTAGAATCCTTGTAGAACTACATAAAGGAGATTATGGATCCCACTCTAGCGGTCGAAGCCTGGTACTCAGAGCCAGAAGGGTTGGTTACTATTGGCCTACGATGGCCGCCGGCGCCGACAGACAAGCCAAGCACAACGAcaaatgccaaaggcacgcTCCAGAAGCGCTCAGTCGCATAACAGATCTCCAGATCCACAAGTTCCTGTGGACCTACGTAATCAATCGCTTCAGGGTCCCCCACGAGATCGTCACCGAAAATGGACCCCAGTTCATGACCCGCAACTTCAAAGAGTTCTGCAAGGACTTGGGCATAAAACTAACTTTCGCCACACCCCGACACCCCTAG